A section of the Flavobacteriales bacterium genome encodes:
- a CDS encoding TerB family tellurite resistance protein: MGKFSKWIGGGLGWVLGGPIGAILGFAIGNYFDNQGQAEEYYRARVNSGQRGTQSGDFEVSLLILSAIVIKADGKVDQKELDYVRQQFVGMFGTQRANQSFKLFKNVIDKGDVSTRQVAMQIQHHMDHPSRLQLIHYLYGIAKADGQVTDAEVQEIEKIGHYLNIHGRDLASIKAMFYEEADKWYKILEIEPTASNEDIKKAYRKMAMKYHPDKLQHLDEQLHDGAKDKFQQVQTAYEALSKERGM, from the coding sequence ATGGGAAAATTCAGTAAGTGGATCGGCGGAGGACTCGGTTGGGTACTCGGCGGACCTATAGGCGCCATTCTCGGATTCGCGATCGGCAATTACTTCGATAATCAAGGTCAGGCCGAGGAGTACTACCGCGCGCGGGTGAACTCCGGACAACGCGGTACCCAGTCGGGTGACTTCGAGGTGAGCCTACTCATCCTCTCGGCAATTGTCATCAAAGCAGATGGAAAGGTCGATCAAAAGGAGCTCGACTACGTACGCCAACAATTCGTTGGCATGTTTGGCACGCAACGCGCTAATCAGAGTTTTAAACTCTTCAAGAACGTAATCGACAAAGGAGATGTAAGCACGCGACAAGTGGCCATGCAGATCCAGCATCATATGGATCACCCCTCTCGACTTCAGCTTATTCACTACCTGTATGGTATCGCCAAGGCCGACGGGCAAGTGACCGACGCTGAAGTACAAGAGATCGAAAAGATCGGCCATTATCTCAACATCCACGGACGCGACTTGGCTTCGATCAAAGCCATGTTCTATGAAGAAGCCGACAAGTGGTACAAGATTCTCGAGATCGAACCCACAGCCAGCAACGAAGACATTAAAAAAGCGTACCGCAAAATGGCCATGAAGTACCATCCCGATAAGTTGCAGCACCTCGATGAACAACTGCACGATGGCGCCAAAGATAAATTCCAACAGGTCCAAACGGCCTACGAAGCTCTTTCGAAAGAACGAGGTATGTAA
- a CDS encoding phage holin family protein, with protein sequence MNFIVRLVISAVAVIMTSYLLEPHVAVDSFFSALVVAAFLALLNVTIKPLLILFTIPITLMTLGLFLLVINALVIGLVDSVVSGFTVNGFWWALLFSLILSAITSILEGISGFRKEEPTNRHY encoded by the coding sequence ATGAATTTCATTGTACGCCTTGTAATTTCTGCTGTTGCGGTAATCATGACCAGCTACCTTCTGGAGCCGCACGTTGCAGTAGATTCTTTCTTTAGCGCCCTAGTGGTGGCCGCTTTTCTCGCACTTTTAAATGTAACGATAAAACCGCTGCTAATTTTGTTCACGATTCCGATCACGTTGATGACCCTTGGGTTGTTTTTACTCGTGATCAACGCCTTGGTCATCGGGCTGGTGGACAGTGTGGTTTCGGGCTTTACGGTAAATGGGTTTTGGTGGGCACTGCTCTTTAGTCTTATCTTGAGTGCCATCACCAGTATTCTTGAAGGGATTTCCGGTTTTCGGAAAGAAGAACCGACGAATCGACATTATTGA